The Sporichthya brevicatena nucleotide sequence CGGCGCCGCTGAACGGTTTGACGACCGCCTCGGACTCGATCGTGCTCCCGTCGGAGAGCTTCCAGCTGATACTGACGATCTCACCCGTCCGGAGCTCCCGGGTCAGCTCCATGATCATCAGGTGGTTGCCGCCGGGTTCGAGCTCGAACCGACCACCCGCGGGGATGACGAACCCACCCTCCTTGGGCCGCATGACCATGGCGCCGTCGCCGTCGGCGACGGTCTCGTGGAGTTCGCATCTCGCGCCGATGTCGGTGGTGGCCCCGACCACGGTGAGGTCGCTGGTGCCCGGGTTGATCAGGGTGCCGAAGGCGGCGGTCATGCCGCTGGGAGCGGCCTTGACCCAGAGATCCGCCGGCGTGAGAACCGCCGCGGCGCTCGGCGAGGGTGTCGCGGCGACGGTCGCCTCGCCGGCCGCCGAACCGGCGGGGGCGTCGTCGTCCTGGCCGCAGGCGGTCAGGGACAGGGTGAGGGTGAGCGCGGCCGCACCGAGGGCAGCCGGCAGCGTACGGACATGCATGGTCGTTCCTGTCTGTGAAGTCGGATCGCGGTGCCGTGACGGACGGATCACCGCGGGCCCGCGGCCGACGGCGGCGGGATGGCGCGCTCGACCGCGCGCCGCCGACTCCTGGGGATCAGGTGGCCGGAACGCTCACGCGGTCGCGACGCGCGCGGGAGGTCCGCGGCGGGCGACCGACAGCGCGTCCCACACCGAGGAACGCAGGGCCGGCAGCTCGGCCGTGGTCCGTGCGGACACGCGGGCCGGGAGCGCCATGACTCCGGGAATCACGACGAAGCGCAGTCGGAGGCGTCGACCGACGAGCACGAGAATCGTCCACAGGCAGCGTTCGCCGCGGGCGAGCCAGAGCCCGACGACCGCGGCCGCCCCCGCGTGGGCGGCCATCATCCAGCCGTGCTCGTGGGCGTCCTGGAGCAGGTGCGCCACCCAGGAACGAACGTCGGCAGGTGGTCCGTGGACCGCACCACCCTCGCCGGTGTGACCGGCCGTCAGAGTCAGCAGCAGGTGGACGATCGCCTGACTTCCGACCACCAGGGCCACGATCAGGAGGCGCCCCGCCGGGCGCACCAGCATCGGGACGGCGACCAGCACGGCGAAGGCGAGCAGTCCCAGCAGCGTCATCGGGCCCGGCAGAAGACCGTCGGCGAACACGTGACCGATCACCCCGAGGGTGAACCCGATCGCCCCGACGACAGACGCACGCAGTCCGATCAGCCAGTGGCTCGGACGGATCTGCATACCTCCAGTGTGCGTGATCGCGTTCGACCGATTGCTCGGTGGTCCGCGGTCCGGCCGCGCGGACTCCCTCGCTCGCCGCATCCGCCGCCGGAAACGCCCCCTGCTCCGGGAGCGGGAGGCGTTTCGGTTGATCAGAGTGGGTGGAGCTGAGGGGACTCGAACCCCTGACCCCTTCCATGCCATGGCGACCGGCGGCGGACGAAGCACCACCGGCTGACAAGTAGCAGCAGGTCAACGGGGTGACGCAGGCCCGCGAGGTCCGTCGGAATCCGCGACTGTCCGCCGAGTTGCTGACTTTCTGCTGACGATCGGGCCGGGTCGGGCGCCGGGCACGCGCTCACGGCAGCAGCGTGAAGTGCCGGGTATGCGTTGGTCGGACCACGGTGAAGTCGCGGTGGTCCAGGGTCGCGATCTCAGGGCAGCCGAGACGTTCTGCGGTGGCCACGACGATGGCGTCCGTGGTGCCGAGCGGAAGGTTGGCGTAGTGCTCGACCAGGTCGGCGGCACGCGCCAGGTCCGCGTTCGTGGGCAGGTCCACCTCGAAGTCACCGGCCGCCAAGGACCGCAGGAACGCGGCTTCGCCGACCCTTCCGGCGTACTTGCTCAGCAGGTAGCCGACTTCGGCGATGACCGGTGCCGGCACGACGAGCGGGCGCTGAGCAAGGCGCACGCCGGTGAACAGGTCTACGCAGGCGCGATGGTCGGGGTCCCGCGTGAACGCTGCAGCGACCAGCGCGCCGGTGTCGCAGATCAGCACGGTCAGCGACCGAAGCCGTCTTCCAGCAACTCTTCGCTGCGGCGGCCGATCGCGGTCCCGTCACCTTCAGCGATGCCGAACCAGGCGGGGGGCCAACTCGACGTAGGGGTGGTAACCGGTCCCAGCCGACGTCGCAGGTCAGCAAGCACGGCGGGGACGTCCTGGTCGGGCATCTCGTCGACCAGGCGACGCAGCTCCTCGCGCTCTGGGTTCATGGCGTCGAGTGTAGGCGTGGGCATGGACAGATTCATGTGCTCACGACCATCACGGCGCTTGGACACGAAGCGCCGTCACCACCCGATGCCCGGGCCGCCGCCCCGGTCCACGGCTGCGCTCCCGGCCGTAGCCTCGGCTGCGCTGCCCTTGTCGGGCCTGGAGGCGCTCACGGGTTCGGCGCAGAACCGCGGTGGTCTCGCGCCCGGCCACCTCGGCGACCGCGTCGCGTCACTGCTCGCTCTTGGCCGGGGCGAGATAGCCGGCCTCGCGGTCGGTTCGTGGGCGTCGGGCTTCTTGCAGGGCGCGGCGACGGTCGTCGTCCTCGCGTCGACGGGCGTCGGCCTCGACCTGGCCGGTCAGGGTGGCGATCTCGCCGTTGAGCCTGGCGAGATCGGAGAAGCACTCGTTGAATCCGGCTTGGTGGCGGGCGATGGTCTCGCGCAGGCCCGCGCAGCGACCTCGACGCCATCCCGGGGTGCGGTCCAGCTCGGCGCGGTCCTGCCGTGCAGCACAGTCGTGCTCGGCCCAGGGACCGAGGAGTTCCGCCCGCGCCATCTGACGCTGCGCCAGAAGTACTGCCCGAGCGGCATGCTCGGCCGGAACGACCGGCTCCGCGGCCTTCCGAGCCGCTGTCTCGGCCGCCTCCCGGGCCCGCTCGAGCGCACGGGCGCGGGCCTTCTCCCGGACGACGTGCGCGGCGTCCTGCCCGCCGGTCCGCCCGAGGGCGTCGGCGAGCACCGCGTGCGTCTGATGATCGAGTGAGGACCGAGCCGTGTCAGTCACGGGCGGCAGGACGTGAGCATAATTCGAACTCAACAACTTCGGACTGTACCCGAAATTGTTGAGTCCCAGAGGAAAGAAATCAAACACAACAACTTTGACGACGAAGTCGCAGACCAAAGGAGTGGTCGAAACTGCCGGGGAACGTGGCAGCTTCCTCGGCTACGCCGCCGTGCGGGCCGACTCGACCAGCGGAGGCCACTCCCGGATCGCGATGACCCTGGAGATCTACACAGCCTCCGGGGACGCCGCCCACCGCACTGCATCGGACAGGGTCACGCGGCGCTCAAGCAGCCGCCGACGTCCACCGCCGTCGCCCGGCATCACCCGCTGACCAGCGTCGTTGCTACATCGCCCGTTACATCCGCCCACGAAAAACGCCTCCTGCTGCACGAGCAGGAGGCGTTTCGGCTGTTCAAGAGGGTGGAGCTGAGGGGACTCGAACCCCTGACCCCTTCCATGCCATGGAAGTGCGCTACCAGCTGCGCTACAGCCCCGGT carries:
- a CDS encoding copper chaperone PCu(A)C → MHVRTLPAALGAAALTLTLSLTACGQDDDAPAGSAAGEATVAATPSPSAAAVLTPADLWVKAAPSGMTAAFGTLINPGTSDLTVVGATTDIGARCELHETVADGDGAMVMRPKEGGFVIPAGGRFELEPGGNHLMIMELTRELRTGEIVSISWKLSDGSTIESEAVVKPFSGAEEKYEPGGAM
- a CDS encoding type II toxin-antitoxin system VapC family toxin, translated to MLICDTGALVAAAFTRDPDHRACVDLFTGVRLAQRPLVVPAPVIAEVGYLLSKYAGRVGEAAFLRSLAAGDFEVDLPTNADLARAADLVEHYANLPLGTTDAIVVATAERLGCPEIATLDHRDFTVVRPTHTRHFTLLP